Proteins encoded within one genomic window of Bombus pyrosoma isolate SC7728 linkage group LG13, ASM1482585v1, whole genome shotgun sequence:
- the LOC122574453 gene encoding uncharacterized protein LOC122574453 isoform X2, producing the protein MIDLRNVKQTAQVDAQTHERRGHELSICRDVVNHLYFGRHPFGGPTPFVFEEQNLRHRHKLLGSSGKEEEQSAEEDATRYREVVGGRATRRMDFMGELRKPGTGGRTGGGHKKTRRPLQDTTR; encoded by the exons ATGATCGATTTGCGAAACGTGAAACAAACGGCACAAGTTGATGCACAGACGCACGAGCGGAGAGGCCACGAGCTGTCAATTTGTCGCGATGTTGTGAATCATCTCTATTTCGGGAGACACCCGTTTGGTGGTCCTACCCCCTTCGTTTTTGAG GAACAGAATCTCCGCCATCGGCACAAGCTACTAGGCAGTTCTGGCAAAGAAGAGGAACAGTCTGCAGAGGAGGATGCAACCAGATACAGAGAAGTCGTCGGGGGCAGAGCAACGAGGAGAATGGATTTTATGGGGGAACTTCGGAAGCCTGGAACCGGGGGTCGTACTGGCGGTGGCCATAAAAAAACTAGGCGCCCGCTTCAGGATACGACGAGATAG
- the LOC122574453 gene encoding uncharacterized protein LOC122574453 isoform X1, with protein sequence MIDLRNVKQTAQVDAQTHERRGHELSICRDVVNHLYFGRHPFGGPTPFVFEVSSPVIRLDSQTYTVIYGQEAEEQNLRHRHKLLGSSGKEEEQSAEEDATRYREVVGGRATRRMDFMGELRKPGTGGRTGGGHKKTRRPLQDTTR encoded by the exons ATGATCGATTTGCGAAACGTGAAACAAACGGCACAAGTTGATGCACAGACGCACGAGCGGAGAGGCCACGAGCTGTCAATTTGTCGCGATGTTGTGAATCATCTCTATTTCGGGAGACACCCGTTTGGTGGTCCTACCCCCTTCGTTTTTGAGGTTAGCTCGCCCGTAATCCGCCTCGACTCTCAGACGTATACGGTCATATACGGCCAAGAGGCAGAG GAACAGAATCTCCGCCATCGGCACAAGCTACTAGGCAGTTCTGGCAAAGAAGAGGAACAGTCTGCAGAGGAGGATGCAACCAGATACAGAGAAGTCGTCGGGGGCAGAGCAACGAGGAGAATGGATTTTATGGGGGAACTTCGGAAGCCTGGAACCGGGGGTCGTACTGGCGGTGGCCATAAAAAAACTAGGCGCCCGCTTCAGGATACGACGAGATAG